The DNA region TTTTCTCCCTGAATTAAGAAAGAATTATAGGTTGTCCCATTGCGTAAACCAAACTCAATATCAAAACGTTCTCTATCCCAGTCGAGACAACGTATAGCAGTCGTTTGAGGAGCAATTTCAACAGTTTCAATCGTCAATCGTCCAGGATTGGAAATAACTTGAGCAAGCTGGGTGAGTGCAACCATTTCTTTTCTCCAAAAAGAATATTATCTGGAGTGAGTGTTATGTTTCCTATATTTACCTGAAATACTCAATTAGTAAAATGCCAATTTCTAAAGCTAATCATCAGAAAGATTTATTTCTCATTTTGATTGGCTTACCATTGAATTTCTCAATGTTTATCATTACTTTTATCTTCAATGATGAATTTGAGAAAATGTAAATTCTAAGTTAGAATGCTGGCACATGTCGTTAACCTTTATTGCTCCTCCTCTACAACAAATTAACAGCGAAATTGCCCGCCATGCTGGTGTTGATTTGTATGTGTTGCGCCTCGATCTCATGCACCCGTGGGTTAACGGCAACAAGTGGTTTAAGCTGAAATACAACCTTTTGGAGGCGAAGGAGAAAAATTTCACGACGTTGCTAACCTTTGGCGGCGCTTATTCCAATCACATTTATGCAACTGCGGCGGCTGGTAATCTTTTCGGTTTTCGCACCATCGGCGTAATTCGTGGCGAGGAGAGGCTACCGTTGAATCCTACGCTGAGTTTTGCTGTACAACAGGGTATGCAGCTTGTGTATCTAAGCCGCGAGATGTATCGACAGCGCAACACACCAAAGTTAGAAGAATATCTGCAACAACGTTTTGGTGAGGTATTTATCATTCCCGAAGGCGGGAGTAATTTAAATGGTGTGCGCGGCTGCACAGAGATAATTGATCGTGCGATCATCACATTTGATCGTATATGCGTAGCCTGCGGTACAGCTACCACATTAGCAGGTATTGCGCTTTCGTTGCATGAAGGACAAAGAGCGATCGCTTTTCCCGTTCTAAAAAATGGCGCATTTCTCGCCCAAGAAATCGAAAGTTTATTGACAAATTACCTCGCCTCTGGTTTACCCGCACCATATACTTCTCCCGCTTCCTGGGAATTGGTATGTGATTACCACTTCGGCGGCTATGCAAAGATGAACAACGATCTGCTATTTTTCAGCCAGCAGTTCACAAAGGAACATGGCGTACCCCTCGATTACGTATATACCGCCAAAATGTTTTACGGAGTGATGGATTTACTAAAGCAGGGATTTTTTTGTAAAGGCGATCGCTTACTGCTGGTACACACAGGCGGCTTACAGGGCAACGTTGGCATGGAAGAAAGGTTGCAGAGGTTTTCTA from Nostoc commune NIES-4072 includes:
- a CDS encoding 1-aminocyclopropane-1-carboxylate deaminase/D-cysteine desulfhydrase, whose amino-acid sequence is MSLTFIAPPLQQINSEIARHAGVDLYVLRLDLMHPWVNGNKWFKLKYNLLEAKEKNFTTLLTFGGAYSNHIYATAAAGNLFGFRTIGVIRGEERLPLNPTLSFAVQQGMQLVYLSREMYRQRNTPKLEEYLQQRFGEVFIIPEGGSNLNGVRGCTEIIDRAIITFDRICVACGTATTLAGIALSLHEGQRAIAFPVLKNGAFLAQEIESLLTNYLASGLPAPYTSPASWELVCDYHFGGYAKMNNDLLFFSQQFTKEHGVPLDYVYTAKMFYGVMDLLKQGFFCKGDRLLLVHTGGLQGNVGMEERLQRFSKI